In Isoptericola variabilis 225, the genomic window CCGCGTGACGACGATGGTGCAGATGATCGGCGTCGTGGTCCTGGCCCTCGGACTGCCCCGGATGTTCGAGTCCCTGGTCGAGGGCGAGCGGATCCACAACGAGGTCATGGTCGCCGGCTGCTGTTCGTCCTCGCCGACTACACCCTGTACTGGGTGCTCGTGCGCACCTTCGACCCGCTGCACGCGTGGCTCGTGACCGGCGCCGTGGCCGTGCTCGCCGTCGCCGTGGTCGCGGCCGCGGCAGGCGCTCCGATGGCGTGGGCGCTGCTGGTCGTCATGCTCGCGCCCGCGGTCACCGTCGTCGGGTACGAGACCGTGGGGCATCGGCACGTCGCCCGGATGCTGGCCCAGGGCTGACGACCCGGTCGTCCAGGGCTCCCGGTCAGTCCAGCATGACGAGCAGCGTCGGCAGCGCGGCGGCGAACGGCGGCATGAGCGGCAGGCCGCCGAGCTCGTCGAGGTGGACCCAGCGCACCTCGAGGCTCTCGGGGTCCGACGGTGCCGGGTCCACCCGGGCGCCGTCGGCCACCTCGCCCACGACGGTCGTGTAGGCCCAGGGCCCGTGGTCCAGCACGTGCGTGCCGACGACGCGCACCGCGGCCGGCGGGATCGCGGCCTCCTCCTCGGCCTCGCGCAGCGCGCCCTCGACCGGCGACTCGTCCGGCGCGAGCGCGCCGCCCGGCACGCCCCACGTCCCGCCCTGGTCGGACCAGAGCGCGCGGTGCTGGAGCACGACGTGCGTCACCGTGCCGCCGCTGCCGCGACGCGCGAGCAGCAGCCCGGCCGCGCCGTGCAGCCCCCAGTGACGGTGGTCGCCGCAGGGGACCCAGCCGTCGCCGGGGTGGCGGTGGAGGCGGGTGTCGGGTCGGCCGGGGGTCGAGGCGTCGGGCACGGCCCCACTCTGCCACGCGCCGGCACCCCTCCGCCGACGTAGCGGCCCGTCGCCGAGATAGCGACCCGTCGCCGGATTCGGGCGGAAACCTGGCGACCCGCCGCTACCTCGGCGACGGGTCGCTATCTCGCGGGCGGCTCAGTCGAGGATCTCGCAGATGGGCGCGCCCGCCGTCACGCCGGCGCCGGGCTCGAGGCTGAGCGAGCGCACGGTGCCCGCGCGGTGCGCGAGGATCGGCTGCTCCATCTTCATGGCCTCGAGCACGACGACGAGGTCGCCCTCGGCGACCGTGTCGCCGTCGGACACGGCGACCTTGACGATGGTGCCCTGCATGGGCGAGGCGAGCGTCGTGCCGCTCGAGCCGCCGGCGGCCGCGGACCGGGCGGCGCGCCGCGGCCGGCGTGCCGCGTTGGCGGACCGGGCGCGCCCCGCGGCGCTGCCGAGGCCCGCGGGCAGGACGACCTCGAGGCGGCGCCCGCCGACCTCGACGACGACGCGCTCGGCGAGCTGCTCCGGCTCGGGCTCGGCCGCGGGTGCCGCGTGCGGCGTGGCGGGCGCGAGCGTCGCGAGCGTCTCCGCGAACTCGGTCTCGATCCAGCGCGTGTGGACGCGGAACGGCGAGCCGTCGGTCGGCACGAAGTCCGGCGTCTCGAGCACCGCCCGGTGGAACGGCACGACCGTCGGGATGCCCTGGACCTCGAGCTCGCGCAGCGCGCGGCGGGCCCGCTCGACGGCCTGGGTCCGGTCGGCGCCCGTGACGACGAGCTTGGCGATCATGGAGTCGAACGCGCCGGAGATGGTGTCGCCCTCGACGACGCCCGTCTCGACGCGCACGCCGGGCCCGCTCGGCCAGCGCAGGGTCGTGATGCGCCCGGGCGCGGGCAGGAACCCGGCGGCCGGGTCCTCGCCGTTGATCCGGAACTCGATCGAGTGCCCGCGCACGGTCGTCGTGTCGTAGCCGAGCGGCTCGCCCGCGGCGATGCGCAGCTGCTCGCGCACGAGGTCGATGCCGGTGACCTCCTCGGTCACCGGGTGCTCGACCTGCAGGCGCGTGTTGACCTCGAGGAACGACAGCGTGCCGTCGGCGCCCACGAGGAACTCGCACGTGCCGGCGCCGACGTACCCGGCCTCGCGCAGGATCGCCTTCGACGCGCGGTCGAGCTCGGCCTCCTGCTCGGGCGTGAGGAACGGCGCGGGCGCCTCCTCGACGAGCTTCTGGTGGCGGCGCTGCAGCGAGCAGTCGCGCGTGGAGACCACGACGACGGTGCCGTGCGCGTCCGCGAGGCACTGCGTCTCGACGTGACGCGGCGTGTCGAGGTACCGCTCGACGAAGCACTCGCCGCGGCCGAACGCGGCGGTCGCCTCGCGCACGGCCGACTCGTACAGCTCGTCGATCTCGTCGTGGCTGCGCGCGACCTTGAGGCCGCGGCCGCCGCCGCCGAACGCGGCCTTGATCGCGACGGGCAGGCCGTGCTCGGCCGCGAACGCGTGCACCTCGGAGACGTCCGAGACGGGGTCGGGCGTGCCCGGCACGAGCGGGGCACCCGCGGACTGCGCGATGTGCCGCGCGCTCACCTTGTCGCCCAGCGCGCGGATGGCGTCGGGCGAGGGGCCGATCCAGGTCAGGCCCGCGTCGATGACGGCCTGGGCGAACTCGGCGTTCTCGGCGAGGAAGCCGTAGCCCGGGTGCACCGCGTCGGCGCCCGAGCGGCGCGCGACGTCGATGATCTTGGCGATGTCGAGGTAGGTGTCGACGGCCCGGGCGCCGTGGAGCGAGAACGCCTCGTCCGCGAGGCGCACGTGCAGGGACTCCCGGTCGGGGTCGGCGTAGACCGCCACGGAGGCGATGCCGGCGTCGGCGCAGGCACGGGCGATGCGGACCGCGATCTCACCGCGGTTGGCGACGAGGACCTTCGTGATGGTGGGCACGGCTCACCGTAACGCGCCGCGCCGTCGCCCCGGCACTCCCGGACGCCTCGCCCGAGAAGTCTGTGCCGGGTTCCAAAGCGCGAGCGGGCGGCTTTGGAGAGATCCCACATTGTTGCCGCCCGCAGAGGGCGTCCTCGGGCGGTGCGCTTGGTGGAATCCGCGAACGGGGCGTGCTGTCAGCGCGGGCTGCGCAGCTCCCGCCAGGGCACGTCGAGCTCGGCGAGCAGCTCGCGCAGCAGCGGCAGGCTGAGCCCGACGACGCCGTGGTGGTCGCCCTCGACCCGCTCGACGTAGGGCCCGCCCAGGCCGTCGATCGTGAACGCGCCCGCGACGCGCAGCGGCTCGCCCGTGGCGACGTACGCGTCGATCTCGTCGTCGTCGATGTCCGCGAAGTGCACCGTCGTGGACGACGTCGCCCCGAGCGTCGCGCCCGTGCCGCCCGCGTCGGCGTCGCGCACGTCGACGAGCCAGTGGCCCGTGCGCAGCACGCCGGCGCGGCCGCGCATCGCGCGCCACCGGGCGCGCGCCTCCTCCGCGTCGGCGGGCTTGCCGACGACCTCACCGTCGAGCTCGAGCATGGAGTCGCAGCCGAGCACGAGCGCCGACGTGCTCTCGTCCTCGACCCGCGAGGCGACGGCCTCGGCCTTGGCCTGCGCGAGCACGAGCACGGCGCCCGCCGGCTCGAGCGGGTCGAAGCGGCGCCGCGCGTCGGCGAGCAACGCCTCCTCGTCGACGTGCGAGACGACGACGGTCGGCTCGACGCCGGCCGAGCGGAGCGTGGTGAGGCGGGCGGTGGACTGCGAGGCGAGGACGAGGTGCGGCACGGCGGCCACCCTAGGTCAGCAGCAGCGCCGCGACCAGGAGCACCACGGGCGAGGCGATCGTGGTCACGAGGATCGTGTCGCGCGCGAGCACCTCGCCGCGGCCGAACCGCGCGGCGTAGTTGAAGATGTTCTGGGCCGTGGGCAGCGCGGCGATCGTCACGGCCGCGACCGTCTCGCCGGCGTCGAGCCCGACGCCGTACCGCGCGACGACGAACGCAACCGCCGGCATGACGACGGCCTTGAGCACCGCGGCGACGATCGCGGCCGCTCGCCCCTCGCCGCGCCGCAGCGGCTGCGACCCGTGCAGCGACATCCCGAACGCGAGCAGGATCATGGGGATCGCCGCCCCGCCGAGGATGACGAGCGGCTCCATGACGACGTCGGGCACCGACCAGCCGGTCAGCGACACGACCGCGCCCCCGACCGAGCCGAGGATGATCGGGTTGCGCACCGGCTGGCTCAGCACGAACCCGACCGAGACGCGCCGGCTGGTCTGGGCGTCGAGGAGCAGCAGCACCAGCGGGGACACCACGAGCAGCTGGAGCAGGATGACCGGCACGACGGCGGTCGCGTCGTCGAGCACGTACACCGCGACGGGCAGGCCGATGTTGCCGGCGTTGACGTACCCCGACGACAGCGCGCCGATCGTGCGCTCGGGCCCGGCGAGCCGGAACCACAGCGCGTTCGCGACGAGGAACAGCAGCGCCGCCGCGAGCCCGGCCGCGGCCTGCACGAGCAGCGGCGCCTGCAGCAGGCGCGCGAGGTCGGCGTCGGCCACGACGGTGAACAGCAGCGCCGGGCTCGCGACGAAGAACCCGATGCGGTTGAGCGTCGTCGCGGCGTCGGGCCCGCCGAGGCGCAGCCGGGCCGCGAGGTAGCCGGCGGCCACCACGACGCCGATGATCGCGAAGCCGGTGAGGATCCCGTTCATCCGTGCCGCGCGCGCCCGTCAGGCGAGCGCGTCGCGCAGCACGTCGAGGCCGACCGACCCGAGGCCGAGCGCCCGGGCGTGGAACGCCTTGAGGTCGAACGTCTCGCCGCGGGCCTCGGCCGCCGCGCGGGCCGCGTCGCGCGTGGCCTCCCACAGCCGCTGGCCGACCTTGTACGACGGCGCCTGGCCCGGCCAGCCGAGGTAGCGCGTGAGCTCGAACCGCACGAACGACTCGGGCATGTTGACGTTCGCGAGCAGGAACGGCCATGCCTTCTCGGCGTCCCACACGCCGCCGCCCCACCGCTCGGGGCAGGGCTTCTCGAGGTGCACGCCGATGTCGAGCACGACGCGCGCGGCGCGCATGCGCTGGGCGTCGAGCATGCCGAGGCGGTCGCCCGGGTCGTCGAGGTAGCCGAGGTCGGCCATGAGCCGCTCGGCGTACAGGGCCCACCCCTCGCCGTGGCCCGACACCCAGCACATGAGCCGGCGCCACGTGTTGAGCGTGTCCTTCGCGACGACCGCGGCCGCGCACTGCAGGTGGTGGCCCGGGACGCCCTCGTGGTAGACCGTCGTCTTCTCGCGCCACGTGTTGAACTCCGTGACGTCGGCGGGGACGGACCACCACATGCGGCCGGGGCGCGAGAAGTCGTCGCTCGGCGGGGTGTAGTAGATGCCGCCCGTCTGGGTCGGGGCGATCATGCACTCGATCGTGCGGACCGGGCCCTCGATGTCGAAGTGCGTGCCGGCGAGGCCGGCGATCGCCTCGTCGGCCGTCTCCTGCATCCACGCGCGCAGCGCGTCGGTGCCCTCGAGCCTGCGGGCGGGGTCGGCGTCGAGTGCGCGCACCGCGTCCTCGACCGTCGCGCCGTCGCCCGCGATCTCGCGCGCGACCGCCTCCTGCTCCGCGACGATGCGGTCGAGCTCCTCGAGCCCCCACTCGTACGTCTCGTCGAGGTCGACCGTCGCGCCGAGGAACTGGCGGGAGAACAGCGCGTACCGCTCGCGGCCGACGGCGTCCTTCGTCGGCGCCTGCGGCGCGAGCTCGGTCTCGAGGAAGTGCGCCAGGCCGCCGTAGGCCGCGCACGCCGCCTCGGCGCCGCGCTCGAGCTCGGCGCGCACCAGGCTGCACGCCGACGAGTCGTCGAGGACGGCGTCGACCTGCGGACCCGTCACGAACGTGCGGAAGAACGAGTCCGACGCCGCGAGCTCGCGCGCCTGGGTGATGCCCTCGCGGACCTGGCGGATCGCGGCGACCCTGCCGCGCCGTGCCGCCTCCGCGAGCGAGGCGGTGTACCCCTCGATCGCGTCGGGGATCGCGTTGAGGCGGGCGGCGACGTTCTCCCACGCCTCGACGCTGCCCGTCGGCATGATGTCGAAGACGTCGCGCAGCTCCTGCACGGGCGAGGCGATGTTGTTGAGGCTCGCGAGCGGCTCGCCCGAGGCGTGCAGCTCGAGCTGCAGGCCGATGCGCTCGCGCATCGCCGCCAGCGTGACCCGGTCGACGTCGTCGACCGGCGCGCGCCCGTCGCGCTCGAGCGCGTCGAGCTCGGCCAGGACCTCCCGGTCCGCCGCCGCCTGCGCCTCGTGCCCGGCGGGGGACAGGTCCGTCATGAGGTGGTCGTAGCCCGACAGGCCGATCGACGTGGCCATGAGCGGGTTGATCTCGGCCGAGCGCGCGACGTACGTGTCCGCGACGGCGTCGAGCGCGGACGGGGTGCGAGCAGGGCCGGAGGAAGTGGTGTCCTGGGTCACGCCGCGAGCCTAGCGCGGGCCGGGCACGCCGACGGCTCCGGACCGTGCGGTCCGGCGCCGTCTCGCCGCGCTCGTCCTCGGTCAGACGGGCGGGGGCGTGCGGTCGTCGTACCGCTCGACCCGGTGACTCGTGTGCGAACGCTGCCGGTTGTAGATCAGCCCCATGATCAGCGCGAGGATCCCGGCCGCGATGCAGATGTAGCCGACGACGTTGAGGTTGACGACGTCCCACGTGTCGGGTGCGATCGCGAAGGCCAGGATCGCGCCGACGACGATGAGGAAGATGCCACTTCCGATACCCATCAGGGTGCCTCCGTTCCCGGGCGTCCGGTCGCCCGTGTCGCCTTCGATCATGGCGAGGACTCGGCCCGCTCGCGCGTCGAGGCACGTCGGACGGCATGTCGCGGGCGGCGACGACGTCGGCGGTCAGCGCGTGCGGCGCCGCACCTCGTCGGCCCAGGCCCGGTTGTACCGCGCCACGACGACGTCGGAACCGGGCGCCCACCACACGGCCACCGGGTCGCCGGCGCGCGGGGCGGCGAGCTCGTCGTCGTCCCGCACGAGCAGCGACCACGTCTCCTCGGCCGTGCCGTCCTCGCCCGGGTAGGCGAGGACCCCGCTGAGCATCCGCCCGCCGCGCACGGGGCGCTCGCGGACCGTCACGGAGCCCGTGGTGGCGCGGGCGTCCGTCGCCAGGGCCCTCGCGCCGCGCGCGGCGGCGGCCTGGGTCTGGTCGTCGCGGTAGCGCACGAGCGCGGCGACCGCCGTGAGGGCCACGGCCGCGAGCATGCCCAGCACGAGCCAGAGCTCGAGCTCGGCCGACGGGTCCTCGACCGAGCGCCTGACCACGTAGAGCACGACGGCCGCGGCGAGCGCGGGCGCCCACAGCCAGCGCCGCACGAGCCCGGGCCGCGGCGGCGCGGGCGGGTCGCCGAGCGGGGCCTCGACGTCGTCCGGCGTCGCGACCTGCTGCCAGACGACGCTCACGAGCGCAGGCTCCAGCGCCACGCGTCGGCGTTGTGGCGGCCGGCGCGACCGCCGAAGCTGCGGGCCGTGACGCCCGCGCCGTTGCCGCGCAGCGTGCGCGCGCGGTTCGTCCACTCGTTGACGGGCGCGGCGTCGTCGGACAGGCCGTTCGACGCCGTCACCGCGGCGAGCCCCGCGACCAGCGCGGCGACCTCGACGTCGTCGGGCTCGCCGCGGACCACGCGGACCTGGGGTGTCATCAGTCCTCGTCCTCCTCGTCGTCCGCGTCGTCGCCGAACGCGGCCGCCTGGCCGCGCGAGGCCGCCCACTCGACGACCTCGTAGCCGCCGTCGAGCAGCCGGTTCGCGACCTCCTCGCCCGCCTCGTCGAGCAGCTCGATGACACCCTCGAGCGTCATGTCGGCCGGCTGCGGCGGGGCGGCCACGAGGAACCCGAGGTAGAACGGCTCGGCGACGATCGCGCCCTCGGGCACGTGGTGCTCGTGCTCGTCGTGCGCGTCCTGCTCCGGGCCCCAGACGGAGCTCGTGAGGTCGGGGTGCATCCCGAGCCCGTCGTGCAGCGCGTCGAAGAGCGTCGCGTTGAGCTGACCGATGCGGTTCTCGAGCGCGAGGATGCGCGGGTCCTCGTCGGCCTCGGCCGCGCCGAACTCGGACCGGACGCCGACGGCGGTGCGCACGTACTCGTGCAGCGCGGCGGCCAGCGCGTCGACCGCGCGGTGCATCGGCTCGGGGTCCACGGCCGGCATCGGGGCAGGTCCGTGGGTGGCGTCCTCGTGGCTCATGGGTGCGATTGTCCCTCAGCCGCCGTCACAGCGGGATGTTGCCGTGCTTCTTGGGCGGCAGGCTCGCGCGCTTGGTGCGCAGCGCGCGCAGCGCCCGCACGACCTGGACGCGCGTCTCCGAGGGCCGGATCACCGCGTCGACGTAGCCGCGCTCGGCCGCGTCCCACGGGTTGACGATCGCGTCCTCGTACTCGGCGGTGAGGCGGGCGCGCTCGGCCTCGACGTCGCCGCCCGCCTCCGCGACCTGCTGCAGCGCGCGGCGCTGGAGGATGTTCACGGCCCCGCTGGCGCCCATGACGGCGACCTGCGCCGTCGGCCACGCGAGGTTGACGTCGGCGCCGAGCTGCTTGGAGCCCATGACGATGTACGCGCCGCCGTACGCCTTGCGCGTGATGACCGTGACGAGCGGGACGGTCGCCTCGGCGTAGGCGTAGATGAGCTTCGCGCCGCGGCGGATGATGCCCTGGTGCTCCTGCCCGACGCCCGGCAGGAAGCCCGGCACGTCGACGAACGTGAGCACGGGGATGTTGAAGGCGTCGCACGTGCGCACGAAGCGCGCGGCCTTCTCGGCCGCGTCGATGTCGAGCGTGCCGGCCATCGACAGCGGCTGGTTGGCGATGATGCCGACCGCCTGGCCCTCGACGTGCCCGAAGCCGACGAGCACGTTCTGCGCGAACAGCGGCTGGACCTCGAGGAACGACTCGGGGTCGAGGACGGCCTCGACCACCGCGCGCATGTCGTACGGCTGGTTGTCGCTGTCCGGGACGATCGTGTCGAGGGCCTCGTCCTCCGGGGTGACCTCGAGCGGCGCGTCGTCCTCGGGCGGGAACGCGGGCGGGTCCGACAGGTTGTTCTGCGGCAGGTACGACAGGAGGTGGCGCACGTAGTCGATCGCGTCGTCCTCGTCGTGCGCCATGTAGTGCGCGACGCCGGACCGGCTGTTGTGCGTGCGCGCGCCGCCGAGCGTCTCGAAGTCGACGTCCTCGCCCGTGACCGTCTTGATGACGTCCGGGCCGGTGATGAACATGTTCGACGTGCCGTCGGCCATGACGATGAAGTCCGTCAGGGCGGGGGAGTAGACCGCGCCGCCCGCGCTCGGGCCGAGGATGAGCGAGATCTGCGGGATCACGCCCGAGGCCGCGACGTTGCGCCGGAACATCTCCGCGAACTGCGTGAGCGCCGCGACGCCCTCCTGGATGCGTGCGCCGCCGCCGTCGGAGATGCCGATGATCGGCACGCCCGTGCGCAGCGCGAGGTCCTGCACCTTGGCGATCTTCTGGCCGTGCACCTCGCCGAGCGAGCCGCCGAAGACCGTGAAGTCCTGGCTGAAGACGCACACCTGGCGCCCGTCGACCGTGCCGTAGCCGGTGACGACGCCGTCGCCCGCGATGCGCTTGGCGTCCATGCCGAAGTTGCGGCTGCGGTGCTTGGCCAGCGCGTCGAGCTCGACGAACGAGCCCTCGTCGAGCAGCGCCTCGATGCGCTCGCGAGCCGTCTTCTTGCCGCGCTTGTGCTGCTTCGCCTGCGCGGTGGCCTCGGGCTCGGTGACCGCCTCGGCGCGACGGCGCTCGAGGTCGGCGAGCTTGGCGGCCGTGCCGACGAGGCGCGGCTCGGACGGGGCGGTGGTGGTCGCGGCGGCGTCGTTCACCCGATCGACCCTAGTTGGTGGAATGCCACGGATCGATGCGCGACAGGCTGCGTGCGCAGCCCGATCTTTGTCCGGACCCGACAAACGGCGGGCTCTGCGCGAGGATCGTGCCATGGACCGTGCACCGCTCGCCGTCGACGCCCTGCGCCGCGAGCTCCTCACCCCCGCCGGACCGCTCGCGTGGCTCGACGTCGTCGAGACCTCGCCGTCGACCAGCACCGCGCTCGTCGAGCGGACGCGTGCCGAGCCGGGCCTCGCCGCGCCGGGCGCGCTCGTCGCCGAGCACCAGGTCGCCGGGCGGGGCCGGGCCGGGCGGACCTGGGAGACCCCCGCGCGGGCGGCGCTGACGGTCTCGGTCCTGCTGCGCCCGCACGTGCCGGCCGCCGCGCTCGGCTGGGTGCCGCTCGTCGCCGGGCTCGCCGCCGCGCGCGCCGCGGACGAGGCGGGCGTCGAGGCCCGGCTCAAGTGGCCCAACGACGTGCTCGTGCCCGCCGCGCCCGACGTCGAAGGCCTCGGCCCGTACCGCAAGGTCGCCGGCGTGCTGGCAGAGGTCGTGCCGGGCGGCGGCGTCGTCGTGGGCGTCGGGCTCAACGTCGCCCAGACCGTCGACGAGCTGCCGGTGCCCACCGCGACGTCGCTGGCGCTCGCGGGCGCCACGCACCTCGACCGCGGCGCGCTCCTCGTGAGCCTCGTGCGCGAGCTGACCTCCGCCGTCGGGCGGCTCGAGGAGGCGGGGGGTGACGCGCGGGCCGCCGGTCTGGCGCGCGAGTACGCGGACCGCTCCGCGACGCTCGGCACGCGCGTGCGCGCGGAGCTCGCCGGGGCGGGCGGCGTGCTCGAGGGGGTCGCGGCGCGCGTCGCCGACGACGGCGCCCTCGTGGTGGAGACCGCCGACGGCGAACGGGTCGTCACCGCGGGCGACGTCCACCACCTGCGGACCGCCTGAGCCGCACCGGGTACTCAGCAACCGTCCAGGCCGCCCGCACTACAGTGGGCCACGTGACGAGCGACACGACGAGCGGTCCGACGGGCGCTGCGAGCGACGCCGACCGCGAGGAGCGGGCGCGGGTCGCGGACGTCGCCGCGCGCCTCGACGAGGAGATCCTCGGCGGCCCGCGTCGCTACACGCTCGACGAGCTCGTCGAGGGCACGGGGCTGTCGCACGAGTTCATCCAGTCGTACTGGCGCTGGCTCGGGCTGCCCGTGACCCACCCGACCGACCCGTGGTTCACCGACGCCGACATGGAGGCGCTGCGCGAGATCGGCGACCTCGTCGAGGACGCGCGGCTCGACGAGCGCGCGCAGATGACGCTCATCCGCGCGCTGGGCCACACCACCGACCGGCTCGCGCTGTGGCAGGTCGAGGCGTTCGTCGAGCTCGTGAGCCGGCGCGACGGGCTGGACGACCCGCACGCCCGCCAGGCCGTGCTGCACCAGATCCCGCACCTGGCGGACCGGCTGTCGCACCAGCTCGAGCACGCGTGGCGCCGCCAGCTCGCCGCGCTCACCGGCCGCCTCGCCATCGAGTTCGGCGGCGAGCAGGGCGAGACGGTGAGCGCCGACCAGCTGCCGCTGCGCCGCGCGGTGGGCTTCGCCGACATCGTGTCGTTCACCAAGCGCACGGCAGGGCTCGGCTCGCAGGAGCTGGCCGAGTTCGTGCAGCGGTTCGAGTCGCGGGCGCGCGACGTCATCGTCGAGGCCGGCGGGCGCGTCGTGAAGACCATCGGCGACGCGGTCCTGTTCGTGGCCGACGACGTCACGACGGGCGCCGAGGTGGCGCTCGGTCTCGCGGCGCCGCACGCGACCGAGGAGGAGATCCCGGTGCGCGTGGGCTTCGTGTGGGGCCGGGTGCTGTCCCGCTTCGGCGACGTCTTCGGGCCCGACGTCAACCTCGCCTCGCGGATCACCGAGCTCGCCGAGCCCGCCACGGTGCTCGTCGACCCGCCGACCGCGGCACTGCTCGCGTCGTCGTCGCGCTACGCGCTCACCGCGCAGCCCCCGCGCGAGCTGCAGGGGATCGGGACCATCACGCCCGTGCGGCTGCAGCGCGCCTACACCGGCTCCTGACTCACACGCGCACGACGTCGGGGTCGAGCGGCTCGGGGTCGGGCTCGACGAGGCCCGGGTCGTTGTTGCGCACGCTGCCCACCCGGTTGCTCACGGGCACGGTACTCAGCGCGACGCCGGCGCCCTGGACGATCTCGAGCGCCTCGTCGGCGCCCACGGCCGGGTCGAGCCAGGCGTCCCACGCCGAGCGCGGCAGGATCGCGGGCATGCGGTCGTGGATGCGCTCGAGCTCGGTGGCCGCGGGCCGCGTGACGACCGTGGCGGACACGAGCCAGCGGTCCGGGTCGTCGTCGGCCTTGGACGGGTCGCGCCAGAACTCGTAGAGCCCCGCCAGCGCCGCGACGTCCCCGTCGGCGGGACGGATCCAGTACGCCTGCTTGGGCACCTTGGCGCCCGCGGGGGCGCCCTCGGGCACGGCGAGCTTGCGCCACTCGAAGTAGCCGTCCGCGGGCAGCAGGCAGCGCCGCACCGCGAGGGGCTTGGCGAACGCGGGCTTGTCGAGCAGGGTCTCGGAGCGGGCGTTGATCATGCGGGCCCCGACGCCCGGGTCCTTGGCCCACGAGGGCACGAGCCCCCAGCGCGCGACCTGCAGCTGGCGGGTGATCTCGCCCGTGCTGCGGCCCTCGAGGCGTTCGGGGCGCTCGACGACGATGCGGACGGGGTCGGTCGGCGCGACGTTCCACGACGCGGGCAGGAGCCGCGCGTCGTCGGCGATGCGCGCGACGGCGAGCTCGTCCGCGATGTCCTCGGCGTCCCGGAAGGACGCGTACCTGCCGCACATGGGTCCATGCTCGCGCACCCCACCGACACCGGGCCGGCCCGCGCGCTCGTGAGGGGGATCACCGGAGCGGCACTGCCGCGCCTCGTATCGTTTCGATAGGATGGCGGCCATGCCCCACGCCGCATCCACCGCGACACCCGTGCGCGCCCGCTCGCCGTACCGCTGGGTGCTCATGCTCGGGGCGCTCGCCGCGCTGCCCGCGTTCACGGTGGACATGTACCTGCCGTCGCTGCCGGAGGTCGCGGCCGACCTCGGGTCGAGCGCCGCGTACGCGCAGCTGTCGGTCTCCGTCATGCTCGTCGGCGGCGCGGCGGGCCAGCTCGTCATCGGGCCGCTGTCCGACCGGTACGGGCGGCGCGCCCCGCTGCTGTGGGGCCTCGCGCTGCACGTCATCACGTCGCTGCTGTGCGCGATCGCGCCGAACATGACCGTCCTGGTCGGCATGCGCCTGCTCCAGGGCTTCTTCAACGCGGCCTGCGGCGTCGCGGCGATGGCCGTCGTGCGCGACCGCTTCGTCGGCGCCGAGGCCGCCCGCATCCTGTCGCGCCTCATGCTCGTCATCGGCGTCGCACCCATGCTCGCCCCGACCTTCGGCTCGGCCGTCGCCGCGGCGGCGTCGTGGCGCTGGGTGTTCGCCGCGCTCGCGCTGGGCGGCGTCGCGATGGCTCTCGTCGTCTGGCGGCTCATGCCCGAGACTCTGCCCGCGACCCGCCGCCAGGCCGGCGGCCTGGGCAGCGTGTTCGCGGGGTACCGGGTCCTGCTGCGCGACCGCCACTTCATGGCGCTCGCGGTGCTGCCCGGCCTCGGCATGGCGGTCCTCATGAGCTACGTCGTGGGCTCGCCCTTCGTGTTCCAGGAGGGCTACGGGCTCTCGCACTCCCAGTTCTCCTTGCTCTTCGCGCTCAACGGGCTGGGGCTCGTGCTGTCCGCGCAGGTCAACGCCGCGCTCGTGCGCCGCGTCGCGCCCGTGCGCCTGCTGCGGGCCGCCCTGGTCCTGCAGGGCGTGTTCGCCGTCGCCCTCATGGCCGTCGCGCTCACGGACCTCGGGGGGCTGATCGGCCTGCTGGCGGTGCTGTGGGTCGTGCTGGCGTTCCAGGGCCTCATCCCGGCGAACGCGTCGGCGATCGCGCTGTCGCGGCACGGCG contains:
- a CDS encoding low temperature requirement protein A, with product MFAIVWAWINFSWFASAFDTDDWFYRVTTMVQMIGVVVLALGLPRMFESLVEGERIHNEVMVAGCCSSSPTTPCTGCSCAPSTRCTRGS
- a CDS encoding NUDIX domain-containing protein; the protein is MPDASTPGRPDTRLHRHPGDGWVPCGDHRHWGLHGAAGLLLARRGSGGTVTHVVLQHRALWSDQGGTWGVPGGALAPDESPVEGALREAEEEAAIPPAAVRVVGTHVLDHGPWAYTTVVGEVADGARVDPAPSDPESLEVRWVHLDELGGLPLMPPFAAALPTLLVMLD
- a CDS encoding biotin carboxylase N-terminal domain-containing protein yields the protein MPTITKVLVANRGEIAVRIARACADAGIASVAVYADPDRESLHVRLADEAFSLHGARAVDTYLDIAKIIDVARRSGADAVHPGYGFLAENAEFAQAVIDAGLTWIGPSPDAIRALGDKVSARHIAQSAGAPLVPGTPDPVSDVSEVHAFAAEHGLPVAIKAAFGGGGRGLKVARSHDEIDELYESAVREATAAFGRGECFVERYLDTPRHVETQCLADAHGTVVVVSTRDCSLQRRHQKLVEEAPAPFLTPEQEAELDRASKAILREAGYVGAGTCEFLVGADGTLSFLEVNTRLQVEHPVTEEVTGIDLVREQLRIAAGEPLGYDTTTVRGHSIEFRINGEDPAAGFLPAPGRITTLRWPSGPGVRVETGVVEGDTISGAFDSMIAKLVVTGADRTQAVERARRALRELEVQGIPTVVPFHRAVLETPDFVPTDGSPFRVHTRWIETEFAETLATLAPATPHAAPAAEPEPEQLAERVVVEVGGRRLEVVLPAGLGSAAGRARSANAARRPRRAARSAAAGGSSGTTLASPMQGTIVKVAVSDGDTVAEGDLVVVLEAMKMEQPILAHRAGTVRSLSLEPGAGVTAGAPICEILD
- a CDS encoding nucleoside triphosphate pyrophosphatase; protein product: MPHLVLASQSTARLTTLRSAGVEPTVVVSHVDEEALLADARRRFDPLEPAGAVLVLAQAKAEAVASRVEDESTSALVLGCDSMLELDGEVVGKPADAEEARARWRAMRGRAGVLRTGHWLVDVRDADAGGTGATLGATSSTTVHFADIDDDEIDAYVATGEPLRVAGAFTIDGLGGPYVERVEGDHHGVVGLSLPLLRELLAELDVPWRELRSPR
- a CDS encoding AEC family transporter, which translates into the protein MNGILTGFAIIGVVVAAGYLAARLRLGGPDAATTLNRIGFFVASPALLFTVVADADLARLLQAPLLVQAAAGLAAALLFLVANALWFRLAGPERTIGALSSGYVNAGNIGLPVAVYVLDDATAVVPVILLQLLVVSPLVLLLLDAQTSRRVSVGFVLSQPVRNPIILGSVGGAVVSLTGWSVPDVVMEPLVILGGAAIPMILLAFGMSLHGSQPLRRGEGRAAAIVAAVLKAVVMPAVAFVVARYGVGLDAGETVAAVTIAALPTAQNIFNYAARFGRGEVLARDTILVTTIASPVVLLVAALLLT
- a CDS encoding DUF885 domain-containing protein gives rise to the protein MTQDTTSSGPARTPSALDAVADTYVARSAEINPLMATSIGLSGYDHLMTDLSPAGHEAQAAADREVLAELDALERDGRAPVDDVDRVTLAAMRERIGLQLELHASGEPLASLNNIASPVQELRDVFDIMPTGSVEAWENVAARLNAIPDAIEGYTASLAEAARRGRVAAIRQVREGITQARELAASDSFFRTFVTGPQVDAVLDDSSACSLVRAELERGAEAACAAYGGLAHFLETELAPQAPTKDAVGRERYALFSRQFLGATVDLDETYEWGLEELDRIVAEQEAVAREIAGDGATVEDAVRALDADPARRLEGTDALRAWMQETADEAIAGLAGTHFDIEGPVRTIECMIAPTQTGGIYYTPPSDDFSRPGRMWWSVPADVTEFNTWREKTTVYHEGVPGHHLQCAAAVVAKDTLNTWRRLMCWVSGHGEGWALYAERLMADLGYLDDPGDRLGMLDAQRMRAARVVLDIGVHLEKPCPERWGGGVWDAEKAWPFLLANVNMPESFVRFELTRYLGWPGQAPSYKVGQRLWEATRDAARAAAEARGETFDLKAFHARALGLGSVGLDVLRDALA